One stretch of Prionailurus viverrinus isolate Anna chromosome C1, UM_Priviv_1.0, whole genome shotgun sequence DNA includes these proteins:
- the NABP1 gene encoding SOSS complex subunit B2 isoform X2, which translates to MNGVSDPPLFIKDIKPGLKNLNVVFIVLEIGRVTKTKDGHEVRSCKVADKTGSITISVWDEIGGLIQPGDIIRLTRGYASMWKGCLTLYTGRGGELQKIGEFCMVYSEVPNFSEPNPDYRGQQSRGAQNEQKNNSMNNNMGTGTFGPVGNGVQTGPESRGCQFSYAGRSNGRGPTNPQLQGTANNQTVMTTISNGRDPRRAFKR; encoded by the exons ATGAATGGGGTCAGCGACCCACCTCTTTTTATAAAAGATATTAAGCCCGGACTGAAAAACTTAAATGTCGTCTTTATTGTCCTGGAGATAG GACGCGTGACCAAAACCAAAGACGGCCATGAAGTGAGATCATGCAAAGTAGCAGATAAAACGGGCAGCATCACTATTTCCGTGTGGGATGAAATCGGAGGTCTTATACAGCCAGGGGATATTATTCGGTTGACCAGAGG GTATGCCTCCATGTGGAAAGGGTGTTTGACACTTTATACTGGAAGGGGTGGAGAACTTCAAAAAATTGGGGA attttgtaTGGTTTATTCAGAAGTGCCAAATTTCAGTGAACCCAACCCAGATTATCGAGGACAACAGAGCAGAGGG gcacaaaatgaacagaagaatAATTCCATGAATAATAATATGGGTACAGGTACATTTGGACCAGtgg gAAATGGGGTTCAAACTGGCCCAGAATCAAGGGGATGCCAATTTTCATATGCTGGTAGAAGCAATGGCCGGGGACCTACAAATCCACAGCTACAAGGAACGGCTAATAATCAAACAGTCATGACCACAATAAGTAATGGCAGGGACCCTCGGAGAGCCTTTAAAAGATGA
- the NABP1 gene encoding SOSS complex subunit B2 isoform X1 — protein sequence MAEAGTGGAGPRAYWKAERARSRLTAGEERGRLRGRRRTVPDPSLLFLQARRAGRRACRRYVTSQGAWQPGLGSSLRAGRVTKTKDGHEVRSCKVADKTGSITISVWDEIGGLIQPGDIIRLTRGYASMWKGCLTLYTGRGGELQKIGEFCMVYSEVPNFSEPNPDYRGQQSRGAQNEQKNNSMNNNMGTGTFGPVGNGVQTGPESRGCQFSYAGRSNGRGPTNPQLQGTANNQTVMTTISNGRDPRRAFKR from the exons ATGGCGGAAGCAGGaacgggcggggcggggccgagaGCCTATTGGAAGGCTGAGAGGGCGAGGTCCAGGCTGACAGccggggaggaaagagggaggctgCGCGGACGACGCCGGACGGTTCCGGACCCCTCGCTTCTCTTCCTACAAGCCCGGAGGGCCGGGCGACGGGCGTGCCGACGCTACGTGACGTCACAAGGGGCGTGGCAGCCGGGGTTGGGGTCCAGCCTGCGCGCGG GACGCGTGACCAAAACCAAAGACGGCCATGAAGTGAGATCATGCAAAGTAGCAGATAAAACGGGCAGCATCACTATTTCCGTGTGGGATGAAATCGGAGGTCTTATACAGCCAGGGGATATTATTCGGTTGACCAGAGG GTATGCCTCCATGTGGAAAGGGTGTTTGACACTTTATACTGGAAGGGGTGGAGAACTTCAAAAAATTGGGGA attttgtaTGGTTTATTCAGAAGTGCCAAATTTCAGTGAACCCAACCCAGATTATCGAGGACAACAGAGCAGAGGG gcacaaaatgaacagaagaatAATTCCATGAATAATAATATGGGTACAGGTACATTTGGACCAGtgg gAAATGGGGTTCAAACTGGCCCAGAATCAAGGGGATGCCAATTTTCATATGCTGGTAGAAGCAATGGCCGGGGACCTACAAATCCACAGCTACAAGGAACGGCTAATAATCAAACAGTCATGACCACAATAAGTAATGGCAGGGACCCTCGGAGAGCCTTTAAAAGATGA
- the NABP1 gene encoding SOSS complex subunit B2 isoform X3: MWKGCLTLYTGRGGELQKIGEFCMVYSEVPNFSEPNPDYRGQQSRGAQNEQKNNSMNNNMGTGTFGPVGNGVQTGPESRGCQFSYAGRSNGRGPTNPQLQGTANNQTVMTTISNGRDPRRAFKR; encoded by the exons ATGTGGAAAGGGTGTTTGACACTTTATACTGGAAGGGGTGGAGAACTTCAAAAAATTGGGGA attttgtaTGGTTTATTCAGAAGTGCCAAATTTCAGTGAACCCAACCCAGATTATCGAGGACAACAGAGCAGAGGG gcacaaaatgaacagaagaatAATTCCATGAATAATAATATGGGTACAGGTACATTTGGACCAGtgg gAAATGGGGTTCAAACTGGCCCAGAATCAAGGGGATGCCAATTTTCATATGCTGGTAGAAGCAATGGCCGGGGACCTACAAATCCACAGCTACAAGGAACGGCTAATAATCAAACAGTCATGACCACAATAAGTAATGGCAGGGACCCTCGGAGAGCCTTTAAAAGATGA